One Columba livia isolate bColLiv1 breed racing homer chromosome 34, bColLiv1.pat.W.v2, whole genome shotgun sequence genomic region harbors:
- the C5AR1 gene encoding C5a anaphylatoxin chemotactic receptor 1, producing the protein MDDLTPNYTFNYTWDDYSIYDLDGYAVPPGHRAILALYALIFLLGVLGNGAVIWVTGFELRRTINGVWFLNLSLADLLCCLALPFLAFPLARDHHWPLGPFACKFLPSLTVLNMFASVLLLTAISADRCALVTRPVWCQNHRTLRLARAACGAAWFLAALLTLPSFIFRTVRRDDFSDKTTCVLDYAAVGRHQHVTELVTAVTRFVAGFLVPFVVITVCYGLLLARVRSKGFARSKKATKLILVVIVSFFVCWLPYHVVGLIMASTPPRSDLFKGARDADAAVTGVAYVNSCINPIIYVVMGQDFKDKLRRSWRSILRGVLSDEPTSTLGDSRMKTKTTVDDQSVSTTI; encoded by the coding sequence ATGGACGACTTGACGCCCAACTACACCTTCAACTACACGTGGGACGACTACTCCATCTACGACCTGGACGGCTACGCCGTTCCTCCCGGCCACCGCGCCATCCTGGCCCTCTACGCCCTCATCTTCCTCCTGGGCGTCTTGGGCAACGGCGCCGTCATCTGGGTGACCGGCTTCGAGCTGCGTCGCACCATCAACGGCGTTTGGTTCCTCAACCTCTCCTTGGCCGATCTCCTCTGCTGCTTGGCCTTGCCCTTCTTGGCCTTCCCGCTGGCCCGCGACCACCACTGGCCGTTGGGCCCTTTCGCCTGCAAGTTCTTGCCGTCCCTCACCGTCCTCAACATGTTCGCCAGCGTCCTCCTCTTGACGGCCATCAGCGCCGACCGCTGCGCCTTGGTGACGCGCCCGGTGTGGTGCCAGAACCACCGCACGCTGCGGTTGGCGCGGGCGGCGTGCGGCGCCGCGTGGTTCTTGGCCGCGCTCCTCACCCTCCCGTCCTTCATCTTCCGCACCGTCCGACGCGACGATTTCTCCGACAAGACCACGTGCGTCTTGGACTACGCGGCCGTTGGGCGGCACCAACACGTCACCGAGCTCGTCACCGCCGTCACGCGCTTCGTCGCCGGTTTCTTGGTGCCGTTCGTGGTGATCACCGTTTGTTACGGCCTCCTGCTGGCCCGCGTGCGCAGCAAGGGCTTCGCCAGGTCCAAAAAGGCCACCAAACTCATCTTGGTGGTCATCGTCAGCTTCTTCGTGTGCTGGTTGCCCTACCACGTGGTGGGGTTGATCATGGCATCCACTCCTCCTCGCAGCGACTTGTTCAAGGGCGCCCGCGACGCCGACGCCGCCGTCACCGGCGTCGCCTACGTCAACAGCTGCATCAACCCCATCATCTACGTGGTGATGGGGCAGGACTTCAAGGACAAGCTGCGGCGCTCCTGGAGATCCATCCTGCGCGGCGTCCTGAGCGACGAGcccaccagcaccctgggggacagcaggatgaagACCAAGACCACCGTGGACGACCAGAGCGTCAGCACCACCATATGA
- the CCDC9 gene encoding coiled-coil domain-containing protein 9 — translation MDRRTRDCGDTWGHMDPSQGGGTTMGTHIRTDGQPRVWRHTVPGGPHPPAAIALLRHPPPYPAAEAEMALVGGAGRSGGLSPSRSAQGAAAVPAAAMSAALDLRSKEEKDAELDKRIEALRKKNEALIRRYQEIEEDRRKAEQEGVAVTTLRRARPPPPRIRRPPRPQGRHRRVPPRGETCDKGQKATGGPQIPPGVRPLPKGGPDPPGGAVLGGGGRGRGLRGGTGAASAGPGGGRNGRGGRRTRPQVQGMGRTPAPKHREDERGDGENRRVRAEPAGRA, via the exons atggacagGAGGACACGGGACtgtggggacacatggggacacatggacCCCAGCCAGGGCGGGGGGACAACCATGGGGACACACATCAGGACAGACGGACAGCCACGCGTGTGGCGACACACAGTCCCGGGTGGGCCCCACCCGCCTGCTGCCATCGCCCTTTTAAGACACCCCCCCCCATACCCCGCAGCGGAAGCGGAAATGGCTCTGGTGGGCGGAGCCGGTCGCTCCGGGGGGCTCAGTCCGTCCCGGAGCGCTCAGGGGGCGGCCGCTGTTCCCGCCGCCGCGATG TCGGCGGCGCTGGACCTGCGCTCCAAGGAGGAGAAGGACGCGGAGCTGGACAAGCGCATCGAGGCGCTGCGCAAGAAGAATGAGGCGCTCATCAGGCGCTACCAG GAGATCGAGGAGGACCGGCGCAAGGCGGAGCAGGAGGGGGTCGCGGTGACGACGCTGCGGCGCGCgcgcccccccccaccccgaatTCGACGGCCGCCGCGTCCCCAGGGGCGTCACCGTCGTGTCCCCCCCCGGG GAGAAACGTGTGACAAGGGACAAAAAGCCACCGGGggtccccaaatccccccgGGGGTCCGGCCGCTCCCCAAGGGGGGACCCGACCCCCCCGGCGGAGCCGTTTTGGGAGGGGGGGGCAGGGGACGGGGGCTCCGCGGGGGGACGGGGGCGGcgagcgcggggccggggggcggccgCAACGGCCGGGGGGGGCGACGGACCCGACCGCAAGTCCAAG GAATGGGAAGAACGCCGGCGCCAAAACATCGAGAAGATGAACGAGGAGATGGAGAAAATCGCCGAGTACGAGCGGAACCAGCGG GACGGGCTTAA